From Bacteroidota bacterium, the proteins below share one genomic window:
- a CDS encoding DinB family protein, which translates to MTLKDIHLLIEFNYWAKARMLGAVESLREELLYNDLKTSFGSLHGTLVHICGAENVWLQRFVNVPNPKMLTAADLPKLGDLKTKWGEVEKGMLAYVGSLTEERLAESLSFLNFKGEPVNNIVWQSLQHLVNHGTYHRGQITSMIRQLGGTPANTDLIAFYRQKK; encoded by the coding sequence ATGACGCTGAAAGACATCCATCTTCTCATCGAATTCAATTACTGGGCAAAAGCGCGAATGCTCGGCGCGGTCGAATCGCTCCGCGAAGAGCTTCTGTACAACGACCTGAAGACGAGCTTCGGCTCGCTCCACGGCACGCTCGTTCACATCTGCGGGGCGGAGAATGTCTGGCTGCAGCGTTTCGTGAACGTGCCGAACCCGAAAATGCTGACGGCGGCGGACCTTCCGAAGCTCGGCGATCTGAAGACCAAATGGGGGGAAGTGGAAAAAGGGATGCTTGCGTACGTCGGCTCATTGACCGAGGAACGCCTGGCGGAGTCGCTGTCGTTTCTAAACTTCAAAGGTGAACCGGTCAACAATATCGTCTGGCAGTCGCTCCAACATCTCGTCAATCACGGCACATACCATCGCGGCCAGATCACCTCAATGATCCGCCAGCTCGGCGGCACTCCGGCGAATACCGACCTGATCGCTTTCTACCGTCAAAAAAAGTGA
- a CDS encoding ATP-dependent Clp protease ATP-binding subunit — MEGNFSNRVQDVIRLSREEALRLGHDYIGTEHLLLGIIREGEGIAVKILRNLGCDLYKLKKAIEDTVRTSGGTLTIGNIPLTKQAEKVLKITYLEAKLYKSDVIGTEHLLLSLLRDDDNIAAQIMHQFNVHYDVVRNELDNIISGKPSAPPQAHQASEKKQDKSKTPVLDNFGRDLTKLAVESKLDPVVGREKEIERVAQVLSRRKKNNPVLIGEPGVGKTAIAEGLANRIVQKKVSRVLHDKRVVTLDLAALVAGTKYRGQFEERMKAVMNELEKAKDVILFIDELHTIVGAGGASGSLDASNMFKPALSRGELQCIGATTLDEYRQYIEKDGALDRRFQKIMVDPTTVDETIQILKNIKHKYEEHHGVRYSEQAIVSAVKLSDRYITDRNLPDKAIDVMDEAGARVHLANIVVPKEILHLEEEIEKIKQSKNQVVKNQNFEEAARLRDLEKKLLSDLEIAKREWELKAQDTVYQVSEENVSDVVAMMTGIPVNKIAESESEKLLKMDTVLRSQIIGQDEALTQLTKAIRRTRAGLKDPRRPIGSFIFLGPTGVGKTEMAKALARYLFDSEDALIRIDMSEYMEKFSVSRLVGAPPGYVGYEEGGQLTEKVRRKPYAVVLLDEIEKAHPDVFNILLQVLDDGILTDSLGRRVDFKNTILIMTSNIGARDIKASGGFGFGDNTVQDKYKAMKNVIEEALKRVFNPEFLNRVDDTIVFHSLEKSHIMQIIDIATKDLFKRMSSMNITIELNKPAKEFLAEKGFDPAFGARPLRRALQKYVEDPVSEEILKGKFGDGSKIKVKFNKKTEQLKFVDANKNRKKDEPTKEEEKPADVS, encoded by the coding sequence ATGGAAGGAAATTTTTCCAATCGCGTTCAAGATGTCATCCGATTAAGCCGCGAAGAAGCCCTGCGTCTCGGGCATGATTATATCGGCACGGAGCATTTACTGCTCGGCATAATCAGAGAGGGAGAAGGAATTGCGGTGAAAATTCTCCGCAACCTCGGATGCGATCTTTATAAGCTGAAAAAAGCGATCGAAGATACAGTTCGGACGTCCGGCGGAACGCTGACCATCGGCAATATTCCGCTGACGAAACAGGCAGAGAAAGTCCTGAAAATAACGTATCTCGAAGCGAAACTGTATAAATCGGACGTTATCGGTACGGAGCATCTCCTCCTGTCGCTCCTGCGCGACGACGATAATATCGCCGCACAGATCATGCACCAGTTCAACGTCCACTACGACGTTGTGCGGAACGAGCTCGACAATATCATCAGCGGCAAGCCGTCCGCGCCTCCGCAGGCGCACCAGGCTTCCGAGAAGAAGCAGGATAAATCCAAGACGCCGGTACTCGACAATTTCGGACGCGACCTGACAAAGCTGGCGGTCGAGTCGAAGCTCGACCCGGTGGTCGGACGAGAAAAGGAAATTGAGCGCGTGGCGCAGGTCTTGAGCCGCCGCAAAAAGAACAATCCGGTGCTCATCGGAGAACCTGGCGTCGGAAAAACCGCCATCGCCGAAGGACTTGCAAACCGGATCGTGCAGAAGAAAGTTTCGCGCGTCCTCCACGACAAACGCGTCGTCACCCTCGACCTTGCGGCCCTCGTCGCCGGGACGAAATACCGCGGCCAGTTCGAAGAGCGGATGAAAGCGGTGATGAACGAACTCGAGAAAGCGAAAGATGTCATCCTGTTCATCGACGAACTTCACACGATCGTCGGCGCCGGAGGAGCTTCCGGTTCGCTCGACGCATCGAACATGTTCAAACCGGCCTTGTCCCGCGGAGAGCTGCAGTGCATCGGCGCGACGACGCTGGATGAGTACCGTCAGTACATCGAGAAGGACGGCGCCCTTGACCGACGATTCCAGAAGATCATGGTCGACCCGACGACGGTGGATGAAACGATCCAGATCTTGAAAAACATCAAGCACAAATACGAAGAGCATCACGGCGTCAGGTATTCCGAACAGGCGATCGTCTCCGCGGTCAAGCTGAGCGACCGGTATATCACCGACAGGAATCTTCCCGACAAGGCGATCGACGTCATGGACGAAGCCGGAGCGCGCGTGCATCTCGCCAATATCGTGGTGCCGAAAGAGATCCTTCACCTCGAAGAAGAGATCGAGAAGATCAAGCAGTCGAAGAACCAGGTGGTGAAGAATCAGAACTTCGAAGAAGCCGCGCGGCTGCGCGATCTGGAGAAGAAACTTCTGAGCGATCTTGAGATCGCCAAACGCGAATGGGAATTGAAGGCGCAGGACACGGTCTACCAGGTGAGTGAAGAAAATGTCTCCGACGTCGTCGCGATGATGACCGGCATCCCGGTCAATAAGATCGCTGAATCGGAATCGGAGAAGCTACTGAAAATGGACACCGTTCTCCGCTCGCAGATCATCGGACAGGATGAAGCGCTGACACAATTGACGAAGGCGATCCGCCGTACGCGTGCAGGGCTGAAAGACCCGCGTCGTCCGATCGGTTCGTTCATCTTCCTCGGACCGACCGGCGTCGGCAAGACCGAAATGGCGAAAGCCCTTGCCCGGTATCTGTTCGATTCGGAGGATGCGTTGATCCGCATCGACATGAGCGAATACATGGAGAAGTTCTCCGTTTCCCGTCTCGTCGGAGCCCCTCCGGGATATGTCGGGTACGAAGAAGGGGGACAGTTGACGGAAAAGGTCCGCCGCAAACCGTACGCCGTCGTCCTCCTCGACGAGATCGAAAAAGCGCATCCGGATGTCTTCAACATTCTGCTCCAGGTGCTCGACGACGGAATTTTGACCGACAGCCTCGGGCGGCGGGTCGATTTCAAGAACACGATCCTGATCATGACGTCGAACATCGGCGCCCGCGACATCAAGGCGAGCGGCGGTTTCGGGTTCGGCGACAATACCGTCCAGGACAAATACAAGGCGATGAAGAACGTGATCGAGGAAGCGCTGAAGCGCGTCTTCAATCCGGAATTCCTCAACCGCGTCGACGACACGATCGTTTTCCACTCGCTGGAAAAATCGCACATCATGCAGATCATCGACATCGCGACCAAGGACCTGTTCAAACGGATGAGTTCCATGAACATCACGATCGAGCTCAACAAGCCGGCGAAAGAGTTCCTGGCCGAAAAGGGATTCGACCCGGCATTCGGCGCCCGTCCGCTCCGCCGCGCGCTGCAGAAATATGTCGAGGACCCCGTTTCGGAAGAGATCCTGAAAGGGAAGTTCGGCGACGGAAGCAAGATCAAGGTGAAGTTCAACAAGAAGACCGAACAGCTGAAGTTCGTCGACGCGAACAAGAACCGGAAGAAGGACGAGCCGACGAAGGAAGAGGAAAAACCGGCAGACGTCTCGTAA